TAGAAGAAAGCCACAGAAAACCTTTGTTTAGCCTCTTTCATCACCACACGATGAACAACACTTGGAAACCTAGCATTTGAGAGGATGTGTAAGAGATCACCAACGTTCACTACAAGTGCCCCAGTGACTGGTTGTACTAAACCCCATCCAACTCCTTCTTTGAATATTTGTAGGCCGCTGATCCTCTGGTGCAGTATAGTGAAGAGGGAAGTGTC
The Hevea brasiliensis isolate MT/VB/25A 57/8 unplaced genomic scaffold, ASM3005281v1 Scaf242, whole genome shotgun sequence DNA segment above includes these coding regions:
- the LOC110668006 gene encoding gibberellin 3-beta-dioxygenase 1, whose protein sequence is LNSYPLCPDPNRAIGLAPHTDTSLFTILHQRISGLQIFKEGVGWGLVQPVTGALVVNVGDLLHILSNARFPSVVHRVVMKEAKQRFSVAFFYSPPADFNLDPLGLSFGQIPLYRSVTVAEYVGRKAKDLEKALASIRI